One segment of Paramormyrops kingsleyae isolate MSU_618 chromosome 8, PKINGS_0.4, whole genome shotgun sequence DNA contains the following:
- the mapkapk2a gene encoding MAP kinase-activated protein kinase 2 isoform X2, which produces MMLRDCKKARREVELHWRASLCTNIVHIVDVYENLYKGDKCLLIIMECMDGGELFSRIQDRGDRAFTEREASDIMKNIGEAIQFLHTMNIAHRDVKPENLLYTSKRPNAVLKLADFGFAKETTHNSLATPCYTPYYVAPEVLGPGKYDKSCDMWSLGVIMYILLCGYPPFYSNHGLAISPGMKNRIQTGQYEFPNPEWSEVSEQAKQLISALLKTEPSQRMTITEFMNHAWINHSMVVPQTPLHTSRVLKEMNSWEDLKEQMTTALATLRCDFGQFKIKSIEDSCNPLLTKRRQKAKSTSADTEPPDL; this is translated from the exons ATGTTGCGTGATTGTAAAAAGGCACGGCGAGAGGTAGAGCTACACTGGCGGGCGTCACTCTGCACAAACATCGTACACATCGTCGACGTATACGAGAACCTCTACAAGGGGGACAAGTGCCTGCTCATCATTATGGAATG CATGGATGGTGGAGAGCTGTTCAGTCGTATTCAGGACAGAGGGGACCGGGCCTTTACCGAAAGAG AGGCCTCAGACATCATGAAGAATATTGGGGAGGCCATCCAATTTTTGCATACCATGAACATAGCACACAGAGATGTCAAG CCGGAGAACCTGTTATATACATCCAAAAGACCCAATGCTGTCCTTAAACTGGCAGACTTTGGATTTGCCAAAGAAACTACGCACAATTCCTTGGCAACCCCTTGCTACACACCCTACTATGTCG CTCCTGAGGTGCTCGGTCCAGGGAAATATGACAAGTCTTGCGACATGTGGTCATTGGGTGTCATCATGTATATCCT ACTTTGCGGCTACCCCCCATTCTACTCCAACCATGGTTTGGCCATATCACCTGGCATGAAGAATCGAATTCAAACAGGGCAGTACGAGTTTCCCAACCCAGAGTGGTCAGAAGTCTCAGAGCAAG CTAAGCAGCTGATCAGTGCCCTCCTGAAGACTGAGCCATCCCAGCGCATGACCATAACAGAATTCATGAACCATGCCTGGATTAAC CATTCGATGGTGGTGCCCCAGACCCCACTCCACACAAGCCGGGTGctcaaggagatgaactcctgGGAGGACCTGAAG GAGCAGATGACCACCGCCCTGGCCACCTTGAGGTGCGACTTTGGCCAGTTCAAGATCAAAAGCATCGAGGACTCTTGCAACCCTCTGCTGACAAAGAGGAGGCAGAAGGCTAAAAGCACGTCGGCTGACACCGAGCCCCCCGACCTATGA
- the mapkapk2a gene encoding MAP kinase-activated protein kinase 2 isoform X3, which produces MLRDCKKARREVELHWRASLCTNIVHIVDVYENLYKGDKCLLIIMECMDGGELFSRIQDRGDRAFTEREASDIMKNIGEAIQFLHTMNIAHRDVKPENLLYTSKRPNAVLKLADFGFAKETTHNSLATPCYTPYYVAPEVLGPGKYDKSCDMWSLGVIMYILLCGYPPFYSNHGLAISPGMKNRIQTGQYEFPNPEWSEVSEQAKQLISALLKTEPSQRMTITEFMNHAWINHSMVVPQTPLHTSRVLKEMNSWEDLKEQMTTALATLRCDFGQFKIKSIEDSCNPLLTKRRQKAKSTSADTEPPDL; this is translated from the exons ATGTTGCGTGATTGTAAAAAGGCACGGCGAGAGGTAGAGCTACACTGGCGGGCGTCACTCTGCACAAACATCGTACACATCGTCGACGTATACGAGAACCTCTACAAGGGGGACAAGTGCCTGCTCATCATTATGGAATG CATGGATGGTGGAGAGCTGTTCAGTCGTATTCAGGACAGAGGGGACCGGGCCTTTACCGAAAGAG AGGCCTCAGACATCATGAAGAATATTGGGGAGGCCATCCAATTTTTGCATACCATGAACATAGCACACAGAGATGTCAAG CCGGAGAACCTGTTATATACATCCAAAAGACCCAATGCTGTCCTTAAACTGGCAGACTTTGGATTTGCCAAAGAAACTACGCACAATTCCTTGGCAACCCCTTGCTACACACCCTACTATGTCG CTCCTGAGGTGCTCGGTCCAGGGAAATATGACAAGTCTTGCGACATGTGGTCATTGGGTGTCATCATGTATATCCT ACTTTGCGGCTACCCCCCATTCTACTCCAACCATGGTTTGGCCATATCACCTGGCATGAAGAATCGAATTCAAACAGGGCAGTACGAGTTTCCCAACCCAGAGTGGTCAGAAGTCTCAGAGCAAG CTAAGCAGCTGATCAGTGCCCTCCTGAAGACTGAGCCATCCCAGCGCATGACCATAACAGAATTCATGAACCATGCCTGGATTAAC CATTCGATGGTGGTGCCCCAGACCCCACTCCACACAAGCCGGGTGctcaaggagatgaactcctgGGAGGACCTGAAG GAGCAGATGACCACCGCCCTGGCCACCTTGAGGTGCGACTTTGGCCAGTTCAAGATCAAAAGCATCGAGGACTCTTGCAACCCTCTGCTGACAAAGAGGAGGCAGAAGGCTAAAAGCACGTCGGCTGACACCGAGCCCCCCGACCTATGA